A part of Amycolatopsis lurida genomic DNA contains:
- a CDS encoding DUF4145 domain-containing protein, whose amino-acid sequence MTSTADTDSDDITVELDDNILDRLAFLICGDDSSRHYRTAKEITRFFNAAGWRRVNGLDGGRYSAVLDTLRGRRRDSDALKAVLLRLADPREYLDDDETRAAVTQELNELLAVEGYQVIYKTGRPALITQTPTMNRPAMQAPVQLTASLADVVSDAAFGEQLKARLDEAHACWKNGAPTAAIIMLGSLLEGVLYDLALSQHRDGRAPNDHLESLINLARSKGWLPQDVVDYAHVLRHHRNLVHPKKQFTLGYSPKDSTVRIAWNVVVATLNDLAAVKNPSPDQSDPATNTQDH is encoded by the coding sequence GTGACAAGCACAGCCGACACCGACAGCGACGACATCACAGTGGAACTGGACGACAACATCCTCGACCGTCTCGCTTTCCTGATCTGCGGCGACGACAGCAGCCGCCACTACCGCACCGCCAAAGAGATCACCCGATTCTTCAACGCCGCCGGCTGGCGACGCGTCAACGGCCTCGACGGCGGACGTTACAGCGCAGTTCTCGACACACTACGCGGCCGTCGACGAGACTCAGACGCACTCAAGGCGGTGCTCCTACGGCTGGCAGACCCACGCGAATATCTCGACGACGACGAAACGCGCGCCGCCGTCACCCAAGAACTCAACGAGCTGCTCGCGGTAGAGGGATACCAAGTCATCTACAAGACCGGCCGCCCTGCGCTCATCACTCAAACTCCCACGATGAATCGCCCCGCGATGCAGGCTCCCGTCCAGCTCACCGCCAGTCTGGCCGACGTAGTCAGCGATGCCGCCTTCGGCGAGCAACTCAAAGCCCGACTCGACGAAGCACATGCCTGCTGGAAAAACGGGGCACCCACCGCCGCGATCATCATGCTCGGCAGCCTCCTGGAAGGAGTGCTCTACGACCTCGCGCTAAGTCAGCACCGCGACGGCCGCGCCCCTAACGACCATCTCGAAAGTCTCATCAACCTCGCACGATCAAAGGGCTGGCTGCCCCAAGACGTCGTCGACTACGCCCACGTCCTACGCCACCACCGAAACCTCGTGCACCCCAAAAAACAGTTCACCCTGGGCTACTCGCCGAAAGACAGCACCGTCCGGATCGCCTGGAACGTCGTCGTGGCAACCCTCAACGACCTCGCAGCCGTGAAAAACCCCTCACCAGACCAGTCCGATCCCGCCACGAACACACAGGACCACTAG